The following proteins come from a genomic window of Astatotilapia calliptera chromosome 11, fAstCal1.2, whole genome shotgun sequence:
- the dnase2 gene encoding deoxyribonuclease-2-alpha, with protein sequence MLLSLSVLILYVPLEGSSSPISCYNDQGDAVDWFYIYKLPKEHGSKSPEQGEMYLLLDQGSEGWTKGKGTVNDTTSALGRTVGQLYTQGKNTDIAYILYNDQKPHEDSSGDRWVHNSESRGGHTKGVVLLDKNQGFWLVHSTPQFPPVQQAGEYYYPSSGENNGQNFICVTYPLDHFQTIGEQLEINQPNVYDCSIPESLASQVPSLAALCGKRNRKYEFFPHAKPVSNRSVTLTSKGGTNFISFAKGASFDNDLYHAWVAPTLQSDLLVQFWIRSTGILSSDCSDDWKVLNIKLLNPGQTFSFKTSQDHSKWAVSPSETGAGGGWVCVGDINRDEAEEKRGGGTVCHRDPVVWKAYRTAALDCEDCQGKTVQC encoded by the exons ATGCTTCTGTCCCTGTCCGTGCTGATCCTCTACGTGCCGTTAGAGGGCAGCAGCTCACCAATCAGTTGCTACAATGACCAAGGAGATGCTGTTGATTG GTTCTATATATACAAACTTCCCAAAGAGCATGGCAGTAAGTCTCCTGAACAAGGTGAGATGTATTTGCTTTTGGACCAAGGAAGTGAAGGATGGACTAAAGGGAAGGGGACAGTGAATGACACCACGAGCGCCCTGGGCAGGACGGTCGGACAGCTGTACACGCAGGGGAAG aataCAGACATTGCATACATCCTTTACAATGACCAGAAGCCACACGAGGACTCGTCTGGTGACAGATGGGTTCATAACAGTGAGAGCAGAGGGGGTCACACGAAAG GTGTTGTGCTGCTGGATAAAAATCAGGGTTTCTGGTTGGTCCACAGCACCCCTCAGTTTCCTCCTGTTCAACAGGCAGGGGAGTATTATTACCCCAGCAGCGGGGAGAATAATGGGCAAAACTTCATCTGTGTTACATACCCGCTCGACCATTTCCAGACCATCG GAGAACAGCTGGAGATCAATCAACCTAATGTGTATGACTGCAGCATCCCAGAGTCTTTGGCATCCCAGGTGCCTTCGCTCGCTGCTCTTTGTGGCAAAAGAAATCGGAAATATGAATTCTTTCCACATGCCAAACCTGTGTCCAATCGCAGCGTGACACTCACCTCAAAGGGTGGGACAAACTTCATCAGCTTTGCCAAAGGAGCCTCTTTTGACAACG ATCTGTATCATGCGTGGGTGGCCCCAACCCTCCAGTCAGACCTCTTGGTCCAGTTCTGGATTCGCTCCACGGGCATCCTTTCTTCCGACTGCTCGGATGACTGGAAGGTCCTGAACATCAAGCTCCTCAACCCTGGGCAGACGTTCTCCTTCAAGACCAGCCAGGACCACTCCAAATGGGCGGTGAGCCCCAGTGAGACTGGGGCTGGTGGAGGCTGGGTGTGTGTCGGGGACATAAATCGAGATGAGGCTGAGGAGAAGCGGGGTGGAGGCACAGTGTGTCATCGTGATCCGGTGGTGTGGAAGGCTTACCGAACAGCGGCCTTGGACTGTGAGGACTGTCAAGGAAAAACAGTCCAGTGCTGA